One stretch of Planococcus sp. PAMC 21323 DNA includes these proteins:
- the trxB gene encoding thioredoxin-disulfide reductase — translation MTETTKIYDVIIIGAGPAGMTAAVYTSRSNLTTLMLERGIPGGQMANTEEIENYPGFEHILGPDISTKMFDHAKKFGAEYAYGDVTEIIDGEEFKTLKAGSKEYKARAIIVTTGAEYKKMGIPGETELGGRGVSYCAVCDGAFFKQKELVVVGGGDSAVEEGVYLTRFASKVTIVHRRDELRAQKILQDRAFANDKIDFIWNTTVKEVHDDGNGKVGAVTLVSTEDGSEKEFKTDGVFIYIGMLPLTKPFAELGILNAEGYILTNEKMETSVPGIYAAGDVREKTLRQVVTATGDGSIAAQAAQHYIEELVEKISMKTEA, via the coding sequence ATGACTGAAACAACTAAAATTTATGATGTAATAATTATTGGAGCAGGACCAGCAGGCATGACTGCCGCTGTTTATACTTCTCGTTCAAACTTGACTACTTTAATGCTCGAGCGTGGTATTCCTGGAGGTCAAATGGCCAACACAGAAGAAATCGAAAACTATCCAGGATTTGAACACATTTTGGGTCCAGATATTTCAACGAAAATGTTTGACCATGCAAAAAAATTCGGTGCTGAATATGCATACGGAGATGTAACTGAGATTATTGATGGAGAAGAATTTAAAACTCTAAAAGCTGGATCTAAAGAATATAAAGCGCGTGCGATTATTGTTACAACGGGTGCTGAATACAAAAAAATGGGTATCCCGGGTGAAACAGAATTAGGTGGCCGTGGAGTCAGCTATTGCGCCGTATGTGATGGTGCTTTCTTTAAACAAAAAGAATTGGTTGTTGTCGGCGGTGGAGACTCAGCAGTTGAAGAAGGAGTTTACTTGACTCGTTTTGCAAGCAAAGTAACAATTGTTCACAGACGTGATGAGCTACGTGCACAAAAAATTCTTCAAGATCGCGCTTTTGCCAATGATAAAATCGATTTTATTTGGAACACTACGGTTAAGGAAGTCCACGATGATGGCAATGGCAAAGTAGGTGCAGTGACATTAGTGTCTACTGAAGACGGTTCTGAAAAAGAATTTAAAACAGACGGTGTCTTTATATATATCGGCATGCTTCCTTTAACAAAGCCATTTGCTGAGTTAGGAATTTTAAATGCTGAAGGATATATTTTAACCAACGAAAAAATGGAAACTTCTGTACCAGGAATTTATGCTGCAGGCGATGTTCGTGAAAAAACATTGCGCCAAGTAGTTACTGCGACAGGTGATGGTAGTATTGCCGCACAAGCAGCTCAACATTATATTGAAGAACTAGTAGAAAAAATAAGCATGAAAACGGAAGCTTAA
- a CDS encoding 8-oxo-dGTP diphosphatase, with translation MQRIANLLVIKNGQVLLLKKPRRDWYVAPGGKMESGESIFEAAVREFTEETNATPIGTHLKGVYTMMIQEQEKTVDEWMLFTFAANHLTGELFKETAEGILEWHPVEALATLPMAEGDRTNLQFAANQQGVQYGTFYYTPEFQLIKENIQSSNEEVNHLNE, from the coding sequence GTGCAGCGAATCGCGAATTTACTAGTTATTAAAAATGGGCAAGTATTATTATTAAAAAAACCACGACGTGATTGGTACGTAGCGCCGGGCGGTAAAATGGAGTCTGGCGAATCGATTTTCGAGGCGGCAGTTCGTGAGTTTACAGAAGAAACCAATGCAACGCCTATCGGTACACATTTAAAAGGCGTTTACACAATGATGATTCAAGAACAAGAAAAAACAGTGGACGAGTGGATGTTGTTTACATTTGCCGCGAATCACTTAACAGGGGAACTATTTAAAGAAACGGCGGAAGGTATATTAGAATGGCATCCAGTAGAAGCGTTGGCAACTTTGCCTATGGCAGAAGGCGACCGGACGAACTTGCAATTTGCTGCTAATCAGCAAGGGGTTCAGTACGGAACATTTTATTACACCCCGGAATTTCAATTGATTAAAGAGAACATCCAATCATCAAATGAAGAGGTGAATCATCTTAATGAATAA